From the Vibrio alginolyticus NBRC 15630 = ATCC 17749 genome, one window contains:
- a CDS encoding ABC transporter ATP-binding protein, which produces MNKKEVLMSARDLNVHFPVSRHLIPSRRKIVKAVNGIDLDVYRGETLGIVGESGCGKSTLARALLRLIEPTHGELTWKGQDMLGFSKKELSSRRREFQMVFQDPSACLNPRLTISECIAEPLLTHEPKLKRAEVEKRVIAMMDKVGLLASQRNRYPHEFSGGQCQRVGIARALILNPDLVVCDEPVSALDVSIQAQVINLLDDLKQEMGLTLVMIAHDLSVVRHISDRVMVMYLGKPMEVGRYDQVFDDAQHPYTKALLSAVPIANPQLARDREIQLLPGDLPSPLNPPSGCVFRTRCPEATEVCGQQNPIKTGSEQHHIYCSNMTLGTI; this is translated from the coding sequence ATGAATAAAAAAGAAGTCCTCATGTCTGCTCGTGATTTAAACGTCCACTTTCCTGTTTCACGTCATCTTATTCCAAGTCGACGTAAAATCGTGAAAGCGGTCAATGGTATCGACTTAGATGTTTACCGAGGTGAGACACTTGGCATTGTGGGGGAATCAGGCTGCGGAAAATCAACACTTGCTCGCGCCTTACTTCGCTTAATTGAACCTACACATGGCGAGTTGACTTGGAAAGGTCAAGACATGCTCGGGTTTAGTAAAAAAGAGCTTTCCTCTCGACGCAGAGAATTTCAGATGGTGTTTCAAGACCCATCCGCTTGTTTGAATCCGAGGTTAACCATCTCAGAATGCATCGCCGAACCACTGCTCACCCACGAGCCAAAGCTTAAACGGGCAGAGGTAGAAAAGCGTGTCATCGCTATGATGGATAAAGTGGGTCTCTTGGCGAGCCAGCGAAACCGCTATCCACATGAATTTTCCGGAGGTCAATGCCAGCGTGTGGGCATTGCCAGAGCATTAATTCTCAATCCAGATTTGGTCGTGTGTGATGAACCCGTTAGTGCACTAGATGTCTCCATACAAGCTCAGGTCATCAATCTTCTAGATGATCTTAAACAAGAAATGGGGTTAACACTGGTGATGATTGCGCATGACTTAAGCGTGGTGCGCCATATCAGCGACCGCGTTATGGTGATGTATCTTGGTAAACCTATGGAAGTAGGACGTTACGATCAAGTATTTGATGATGCTCAACACCCCTACACCAAAGCACTGTTATCTGCTGTCCCGATAGCTAATCCGCAATTAGCACGTGACCGTGAAATACAACTATTGCCCGGCGATCTTCCTTCTCCACTTAACCCACCGAGCGGTTGCGTTTTTCGTACTCGATGCCCAGAAGCAACAGAAGTATGCGGGCAACAGAACCCAATAAAAACAGGCTCGGAGCAGCATCATATCTATTGCTCAAATATGACTTTAGGAACCATTTAA
- a CDS encoding ABC transporter ATP-binding protein: MLSIENMNVRFDTPDGQVQAVSNLSYSIKAGETLGIVGESGSGKSQSVFALMGLTADNGAVSGSAMFHGDDLLAMSKKQLNRIRAEKIGMIFQDPMTSLNPFMKIGKQLCEVLMIHKGMTRKQAKIESIHMLDAVRIPSPETRMNQYPHELSGGMRQRIMIAMALLCKPELLIADEPTTALDVTVQAQILTLLRDLQQEFNTAILLITHDMGVVAEMCDRVLVMYGGQKMEQSDTETLFAQPAHPYTQGLLKAIPSITEDMPRLPTIPGNPPSALINHQGCPFKERCEHRETRCQYETPRFSPLNTSQSIACHVKAPSVITPIQIKA, from the coding sequence ATGCTATCTATTGAAAACATGAACGTGCGCTTCGATACGCCAGATGGGCAAGTGCAAGCGGTCAGTAATCTCTCCTACTCGATTAAAGCGGGCGAAACTCTTGGGATTGTTGGGGAATCAGGTTCGGGAAAAAGCCAGTCTGTTTTCGCATTAATGGGGTTAACCGCGGATAACGGCGCCGTGTCTGGAAGCGCAATGTTCCACGGTGATGATTTACTCGCGATGTCTAAAAAGCAGCTCAACCGCATCCGTGCAGAGAAAATCGGAATGATCTTTCAAGATCCGATGACGTCACTCAACCCATTTATGAAAATTGGCAAACAGCTTTGTGAAGTTCTCATGATTCATAAAGGAATGACCCGAAAACAAGCAAAAATTGAATCGATTCACATGTTGGATGCGGTGCGTATTCCCTCTCCCGAAACTAGGATGAATCAATACCCTCACGAATTATCTGGCGGAATGCGTCAGCGAATCATGATAGCGATGGCCTTGTTGTGTAAGCCCGAGTTGTTAATTGCAGACGAACCAACCACCGCGTTAGATGTAACCGTTCAAGCTCAAATTTTGACGCTATTACGAGACTTACAACAAGAGTTCAATACGGCTATTTTACTGATCACTCACGATATGGGCGTCGTCGCCGAGATGTGTGATCGCGTATTGGTCATGTATGGTGGTCAAAAAATGGAGCAATCCGATACCGAGACATTGTTCGCTCAACCTGCGCACCCCTACACTCAAGGTCTGCTAAAGGCGATTCCTTCCATCACTGAAGATATGCCGCGCTTACCAACCATCCCAGGTAACCCACCAAGTGCGTTGATTAACCATCAAGGGTGTCCGTTTAAAGAGCGGTGCGAGCATCGAGAGACGCGTTGCCAATACGAAACCCCACGGTTTTCTCCATTAAACACGAGCCAGTCCATTGCCTGTCACGTTAAAGCACCCAGTGTTATCACTCCCATTCAAATAAAAGCTTAA